The Kineothrix sp. MB12-C1 genome includes a window with the following:
- a CDS encoding ISLre2 family transposase — translation MIKSIQQFEENGAKNLTGVLEKFLKDPQQQAEFIYGITDSVVQLGLDMIAETFESMDEELRNSGYRRRNWVISRRDETSLITSLGTVRYCKTLFKNKKTGACEYLLDRIMGLESHVRMTEDAQAQMLEEAVDSSYRKGGIRASLSEKVSKQTVKNKIHDLKFHTKPEKIENKKQVSYLYIDADEDHVSLQYLEKKGDITKPRSNTSMPKIAYVYEGAESEAPKSERFKLINPKYFGGIYEGSKGVEQFWREIYEYISATYDMDAIKQIYINGDGAAWIKSGRKFIAGSTFVLDKFHMQKYITAATSHLMDSSEDARSELYGAIHKRAKWMASETFEKILNITENEAQRKKVESSMAYILGHWDGIMQGLRNKETQVGCSAEGHVSHIYADRMSSRPLGWSKHGVHQMAKLRIYKANKGNMLELVRMQKQELPMAVGTEERIYLSSEMFRSESKRLTEEQRYVERITHSIPFPEVKKIAYFKNHIWGL, via the coding sequence ATGATTAAAAGTATACAACAGTTTGAAGAAAATGGGGCAAAAAATTTAACAGGAGTTCTGGAAAAGTTTTTGAAAGATCCTCAACAACAAGCAGAGTTTATCTATGGAATTACAGATAGTGTAGTACAGTTAGGACTGGACATGATTGCGGAGACTTTTGAAAGTATGGATGAAGAACTGAGAAACAGCGGATACAGAAGGAGAAACTGGGTCATAAGCAGACGAGATGAAACATCCCTGATTACCAGCCTTGGAACTGTGAGATATTGCAAGACACTGTTTAAGAACAAGAAGACTGGAGCCTGTGAATATCTGCTCGATCGGATCATGGGATTAGAAAGCCATGTAAGGATGACAGAAGATGCACAGGCGCAGATGCTTGAGGAAGCGGTCGACAGTAGCTATCGCAAAGGAGGAATCAGAGCCAGTCTTTCCGAAAAAGTCAGCAAACAGACAGTAAAAAATAAGATACATGATCTGAAATTTCATACAAAACCAGAAAAAATAGAGAATAAAAAACAGGTTTCCTATCTTTATATTGATGCAGATGAAGATCATGTGTCATTGCAGTATCTCGAGAAAAAGGGAGATATCACGAAACCTCGAAGCAACACCAGTATGCCTAAAATAGCCTATGTATATGAAGGTGCGGAATCAGAAGCGCCTAAAAGCGAAAGGTTTAAGCTGATCAATCCGAAGTACTTTGGGGGCATATATGAGGGAAGCAAAGGAGTAGAACAGTTCTGGCGAGAGATTTATGAGTATATCAGCGCCACCTATGACATGGATGCCATAAAACAGATTTATATTAATGGAGATGGTGCAGCCTGGATAAAAAGCGGACGTAAATTTATAGCCGGATCAACCTTCGTACTGGATAAATTCCATATGCAGAAATATATCACAGCAGCAACTTCGCATTTAATGGATTCGTCAGAGGATGCAAGAAGTGAACTGTATGGTGCCATACACAAGAGAGCGAAATGGATGGCATCCGAGACCTTTGAAAAAATCCTGAATATAACAGAAAACGAAGCACAAAGGAAAAAGGTAGAAAGTAGTATGGCTTATATCCTAGGGCATTGGGATGGGATCATGCAGGGTTTGAGAAATAAAGAAACACAAGTGGGATGCAGTGCAGAAGGACATGTGAGCCATATCTACGCAGACAGGATGAGTTCCAGACCATTAGGGTGGAGTAAGCATGGAGTTCACCAAATGGCAAAGCTAAGGATTTATAAAGCAAACAAAGGAAATATGTTGGAGTTGGTGAGAATGCAAAAGCAGGAGTTGCCCATGGCAGTGGGTACAGAAGAAAGAATCTATTTAAGCAGCGAGATGTTTCGATCGGAAAGCAAGCGACTGACAGAGGAACAACGCTATGTAGAAAGGATAACTCATAGCATTCCCTTTCCAGAAGTGAAAAAGATAGCTTATTTTAAAAACCACATTTGGGGATTGTAA
- a CDS encoding adenylosuccinate synthase: protein MVKAVVGANWGDEGKGKITDMLAQKADIIVRFQGGANAGHTIVNNYGKFALHTLPSGVFYDHTTSIIGNGVALNIPVLFQEIKSITDRNVPTPKVLVSDRAQIVMPYHILFDQYEEERMGGKSFGSTRSGIAPFYSDKYAKIGFQVSELFDEDLLKEKVARVAEMKNVLLRHLYGRPDIDPEDLLVTLRSYREMVEPYVCDVSFFLDEAIKAGKTILLEGQLGTLKDTDHGIYPMVTSSSTLAAYGAIGAGIPPYEIKEIITVCKAYSSAVGAGAFVSEIFGEEADELRRRGGDGGEYGATTGRPRRMGWFDCVASKYGCRLQGTTDVAFTVLDVLGYLDEIPVCTGYEIDGKITTQFPVTAKLEKAKPVFQTLPGWKCEIRGIKNYEELPENCRKYIEFIEEQIGYPITMVSNGPGRDDIILRESHLKK, encoded by the coding sequence ATGGTAAAAGCAGTTGTCGGAGCCAATTGGGGCGATGAAGGAAAAGGTAAAATTACGGATATGCTTGCACAGAAGGCGGATATTATCGTTCGCTTTCAAGGTGGAGCGAATGCAGGGCATACGATTGTAAACAATTACGGCAAATTTGCACTTCATACGCTGCCGTCAGGAGTATTTTATGACCATACGACGAGCATAATCGGCAACGGGGTAGCTTTAAATATTCCGGTTCTTTTCCAGGAAATAAAATCCATCACTGACAGGAATGTACCGACGCCTAAGGTTCTGGTATCTGACAGAGCGCAAATAGTGATGCCATATCATATTTTATTCGATCAATACGAAGAGGAGAGGATGGGCGGAAAGTCTTTTGGCTCTACGAGATCCGGCATTGCTCCTTTCTATTCGGATAAATATGCCAAGATAGGTTTTCAGGTGAGTGAACTTTTTGATGAGGATTTATTGAAAGAAAAGGTAGCGAGGGTAGCAGAAATGAAAAATGTGCTGCTCCGTCATTTATATGGTAGGCCTGACATTGATCCGGAAGACTTGCTTGTGACTCTCCGAAGTTATCGGGAAATGGTAGAGCCCTATGTCTGCGATGTGTCTTTCTTTCTGGATGAGGCGATTAAAGCAGGGAAGACGATATTGCTGGAGGGACAGCTCGGTACTTTGAAGGATACCGATCATGGCATTTATCCAATGGTAACTTCTTCTTCCACGCTGGCGGCTTACGGAGCGATCGGAGCAGGGATTCCTCCTTATGAAATTAAGGAAATTATTACGGTATGTAAAGCATACTCATCGGCGGTAGGCGCAGGAGCTTTCGTGTCGGAAATCTTCGGAGAGGAAGCGGATGAGCTGAGACGCCGCGGCGGCGATGGCGGAGAATACGGAGCGACTACCGGACGCCCCAGACGTATGGGATGGTTCGACTGTGTGGCTTCCAAGTATGGCTGCCGGTTACAGGGAACTACCGATGTAGCGTTCACGGTATTGGATGTACTCGGTTATCTGGATGAAATCCCCGTCTGCACCGGCTATGAAATCGATGGGAAGATAACGACACAATTCCCGGTAACGGCTAAGCTTGAGAAGGCAAAGCCGGTATTTCAAACATTGCCCGGATGGAAATGTGAGATTCGGGGAATTAAGAATTATGAAGAGCTGCCTGAAAATTGCCGCAAATATATCGAGTTCATCGAAGAACAAATAGGCTATCCGATTACGATGGTAAGTAACGGACCGGGAAGAGATGATATTATCCTTCGGGAGAGCCACTTGAAAAAGTAA
- a CDS encoding MGMT family protein, producing MAYSELYRKIYEAVARIPEGKVVTYGQIAWMAGRPRAPRVVGYAVSKAPRELNLPCHRVVNRLGEMAPFHAFDGPEFQRFLLEEEGVIFLDNGCVDMKKSQWKPES from the coding sequence ATGGCTTATTCGGAATTGTATCGAAAAATATATGAGGCAGTAGCCCGGATTCCGGAAGGAAAGGTCGTTACCTACGGGCAGATAGCCTGGATGGCAGGAAGACCGCGGGCACCTCGTGTGGTGGGATATGCTGTGAGCAAGGCCCCGCGTGAACTGAATCTTCCATGTCACCGGGTGGTGAATCGGTTGGGTGAGATGGCACCTTTTCATGCCTTCGACGGACCCGAGTTTCAGCGTTTTTTATTGGAAGAGGAGGGGGTTATTTTCTTGGATAACGGCTGCGTTGATATGAAAAAATCTCAATGGAAACCAGAAAGCTGA
- a CDS encoding cation:proton antiporter — protein sequence MEAYRFLLDLAIILLSTKILGLVTKKFHMPQVVGALLAGLILGPAMLNVITETEFIQDTAELGVIVLMFCAGMETDVNELKKSGKASFVIALAGVIVPLIGGYFVAYAFNRPDMIVSDASGSIFLQNIFIGIILTATSVSITVETLKELGKLKTRSGNAILGAAIIDDILGIIGLTIVTSMADQSVSIVIVLLKMLGFFVFAGIAGVLFYRFYKKWYEDSKHGMHRHVIIGFVFCLFMSFVAEAAFGVADITGAFIAGLIISCTQRSQYLESKFDVLSYLYLSPIFFASIGLKVNLPAMNGTIIAFAVSLVLIAIFTKIIGCGLGAKACRYQNYQCMRIGVGMISRGEVALIVASKGAALGLIGSAFLGPVVVVVVITTIITPVLLKVVFKKWEPTALEPDVNVFASKYEEIRGYREERK from the coding sequence ATGGAAGCATATCGTTTTTTATTGGATCTTGCAATTATTTTACTTAGTACGAAGATATTGGGGTTGGTAACTAAGAAGTTTCACATGCCTCAGGTGGTAGGGGCATTACTTGCCGGGTTAATCCTTGGCCCTGCTATGCTTAATGTTATTACAGAAACAGAATTTATTCAAGATACGGCAGAACTCGGTGTCATTGTATTAATGTTCTGCGCGGGAATGGAAACGGATGTAAATGAGCTGAAAAAGAGTGGAAAGGCTTCATTTGTCATTGCTCTTGCCGGTGTTATAGTGCCGCTAATCGGCGGATATTTTGTAGCTTACGCTTTTAATCGCCCCGATATGATAGTGTCGGATGCATCCGGCAGCATTTTCTTACAAAACATTTTTATCGGAATTATACTGACGGCTACCTCGGTGAGTATTACCGTAGAGACATTAAAAGAATTAGGGAAATTAAAGACGCGTTCCGGAAATGCAATTCTTGGAGCGGCGATTATTGATGATATTTTAGGAATCATTGGATTGACCATCGTTACGAGCATGGCCGATCAATCGGTCAGCATTGTAATAGTGCTTCTTAAAATGTTGGGATTTTTCGTTTTTGCGGGAATAGCAGGTGTATTATTTTATCGTTTCTATAAGAAATGGTATGAAGACTCAAAGCACGGGATGCATAGACACGTTATTATCGGATTTGTATTTTGCCTGTTTATGTCCTTTGTAGCGGAAGCCGCCTTTGGAGTGGCAGATATTACAGGTGCGTTTATTGCGGGATTGATTATTTCATGTACGCAAAGGTCACAATATCTGGAATCGAAATTTGACGTATTATCTTACCTGTATTTGTCACCGATCTTCTTTGCTAGTATCGGACTTAAGGTGAATCTTCCGGCGATGAACGGAACGATTATTGCCTTCGCGGTATCTCTCGTATTAATAGCAATTTTTACGAAGATTATAGGCTGCGGTTTAGGTGCCAAAGCCTGCCGTTACCAGAATTATCAATGCATGCGTATCGGAGTGGGTATGATATCCAGAGGAGAGGTGGCTCTTATTGTTGCCAGTAAGGGGGCTGCTCTTGGATTGATAGGGTCTGCCTTTTTAGGACCTGTAGTAGTTGTGGTAGTTATTACGACTATTATCACCCCCGTGCTCCTTAAAGTTGTGTTTAAGAAATGGGAGCCTACTGCGTTGGAACCCGATGTAAATGTTTTCGCTTCCAAATATGAGGAAATACGAGGCTATCGTGAAGAAAGGAAATAG
- a CDS encoding response regulator — protein MNSKTTIVIVEDEKNIRTFMTSTLNAQGYKVITAPNANSGISLITSVCPDLILLDLGLPDMDGIDVIKEIRTWASIPIIVISARTQEQEKVLALDSGADDYITKPFGSSELLARIRTALRHSRRLLTDSLRSLRPYESDGLIVDFEKHLTLLHGVDVHLTQVEFKIVSLLAQNSGRVMTYDTIISNVWGPYADDNNRILRVNMANIRRKLEENPAEPHYIFTEIGIGYRMLEDNAE, from the coding sequence ATGAATTCAAAAACAACCATTGTAATAGTAGAAGATGAAAAAAATATACGCACATTTATGACCTCGACCTTGAATGCACAAGGTTATAAAGTCATAACCGCTCCTAACGCAAATAGCGGAATTTCTCTTATTACCTCAGTTTGTCCCGATCTCATTCTTTTGGATCTTGGCCTGCCGGATATGGACGGCATCGATGTAATCAAAGAAATTCGTACTTGGGCAAGCATTCCCATTATCGTCATCTCAGCAAGAACACAGGAGCAGGAAAAGGTACTTGCCCTTGATTCCGGTGCCGACGATTACATTACTAAGCCCTTCGGTTCCTCAGAACTGCTCGCAAGAATCCGGACTGCATTAAGGCACAGCAGACGGTTACTTACGGACTCTTTACGTTCTCTTCGCCCTTATGAGTCAGACGGTCTTATCGTTGATTTTGAGAAACATCTGACATTGCTTCATGGGGTAGATGTGCACCTGACACAGGTAGAATTCAAGATTGTCTCTCTCCTCGCTCAGAATTCCGGACGAGTGATGACGTATGATACGATTATTTCCAATGTATGGGGACCTTACGCCGATGACAATAACCGTATTCTTAGAGTCAACATGGCTAACATACGACGTAAGCTGGAGGAGAATCCGGCAGAACCCCATTATATCTTCACTGAAATCGGCATTGGATACCGCATGTTGGAGGATAATGCGGAATAA
- a CDS encoding cob(I)yrinic acid a,c-diamide adenosyltransferase gives MKKGLIHVYCGDGKGKTTASVGLALRAAGNGKRVIFSQFMKGNDSGELFAMEKIEGIQIIRNTKNYGFYKDMSEEDKEEITKEHNEMLEKLLQAAMDEVCDMLILDEVTYPYDLDLIDKKKLRRLVEGKPESLELIITGRNPDGVFLQNADYITEMKAVRHPYEKGIPARRGVEY, from the coding sequence ATGAAAAAAGGGCTGATTCATGTATATTGTGGAGATGGTAAGGGGAAGACAACGGCTTCAGTCGGGCTCGCACTGCGCGCGGCAGGCAATGGAAAAAGAGTAATATTTTCTCAGTTTATGAAGGGAAATGATAGTGGAGAACTATTTGCCATGGAGAAGATAGAAGGAATCCAGATTATAAGAAATACGAAAAACTATGGTTTTTATAAGGATATGAGCGAGGAAGATAAGGAAGAAATCACCAAGGAACATAACGAAATGCTGGAAAAGCTGCTGCAAGCTGCAATGGATGAAGTGTGTGATATGTTAATTCTGGATGAGGTCACTTATCCTTATGATTTGGATTTAATCGATAAAAAGAAGCTGCGAAGACTAGTGGAAGGGAAGCCGGAATCCTTAGAGCTTATTATAACAGGAAGAAATCCGGATGGGGTTTTCCTGCAAAATGCAGATTATATTACGGAGATGAAGGCAGTCAGACATCCTTATGAAAAGGGGATTCCGGCACGGAGGGGTGTGGAATATTAA
- a CDS encoding heavy metal translocating P-type ATPase, with protein MSKKLKKRLKRIVTGALLYLVAVLSSHFIPNLSGTVELVLFLIAYFVMGGNIVKAAVKNIGHGQIFDENFLMTIATVGAFLIGEYPEAVAVMLFYQVGEWFQSYAVGRSRKSIAELMDIRPDYANVLRDGEEREVSPDEVAIGEHIVVKPGERIPLDGTVVKGASSLDTMALTGESVPRDVATGEEVISGCVNLSGVLEVKVNKVFGESTVAKILELVENAGSKKSEAEHFITKFARYYTPMVVICAALLAVLPPLFIGGEWSVWIYRALSFLVISCPCALVISIPLSFFGGLGGASRAGILIKGSNYLEALADAEIVVMDKTGTLTKGTFVVTKRVPVKGVSEAALLEAAAYAESYSNHPISQSLLEAYGKEVDKSLLSDVEEVAGYGVRAAWKGSFIYAGNAKWMEQQEVQPEVTEEVGTIVHVAKGKEYLGYLVIADEIKTDAKKAIDRLKEAGMKHIVMLTGDRKKTADSVAKELGIEEVYSDLLPKDKVDQVERLFTEKSAKGKLIFVGDGINDAPVLARADIGMAMGGLGSDAAIEAADVVIMTDEPSKIAKAIQISQRTLVIVKQNIIFAIGVKILILLLAAVGSATMWAAVFGDVGVAVIAILNAMRAMNIKAK; from the coding sequence ATGAGTAAAAAGCTGAAAAAAAGACTAAAAAGAATAGTGACAGGAGCTTTGTTATATTTGGTGGCAGTTCTTTCTTCGCATTTCATTCCTAATCTGAGCGGGACGGTAGAACTGGTCTTATTCTTAATCGCTTATTTTGTTATGGGCGGCAATATTGTAAAAGCAGCGGTGAAAAATATTGGGCACGGACAGATATTCGATGAAAATTTTCTTATGACGATAGCTACGGTGGGGGCATTTCTGATAGGGGAATACCCGGAGGCAGTAGCAGTAATGTTATTTTACCAGGTAGGGGAATGGTTCCAAAGCTATGCTGTGGGTAGATCCAGGAAATCAATTGCGGAACTTATGGATATCCGTCCTGACTATGCGAATGTATTGAGGGATGGAGAAGAGAGGGAGGTAAGTCCTGATGAAGTAGCCATCGGAGAACATATAGTGGTTAAGCCGGGAGAAAGAATTCCTCTGGATGGTACGGTAGTAAAAGGGGCTTCTTCCCTGGATACTATGGCTTTGACGGGAGAGAGCGTTCCGAGAGATGTTGCAACAGGTGAAGAAGTGATAAGCGGATGCGTGAACCTTTCCGGGGTATTGGAAGTGAAGGTGAATAAGGTATTCGGAGAATCTACAGTAGCTAAGATATTGGAACTGGTAGAAAATGCGGGAAGCAAGAAGTCGGAAGCGGAGCATTTTATTACGAAGTTCGCAAGATATTATACCCCCATGGTTGTAATTTGTGCAGCGCTTTTGGCAGTTCTTCCGCCTCTCTTTATAGGCGGAGAATGGTCGGTTTGGATCTACCGGGCCCTTAGTTTTCTTGTAATATCTTGTCCTTGTGCCTTGGTAATTAGTATTCCGCTCAGTTTCTTCGGGGGTCTTGGTGGAGCCAGCAGGGCAGGAATCCTTATAAAGGGAAGTAACTATTTGGAAGCATTGGCCGATGCAGAAATTGTTGTAATGGATAAGACGGGAACCCTTACGAAAGGAACTTTTGTTGTAACGAAACGCGTTCCGGTGAAGGGAGTATCGGAGGCAGCGCTTCTGGAAGCAGCAGCTTATGCGGAAAGTTATTCCAACCATCCGATTTCCCAATCGCTTTTGGAAGCTTATGGGAAAGAGGTCGATAAGTCACTTTTAAGCGATGTGGAGGAAGTGGCAGGTTACGGCGTACGCGCTGCATGGAAAGGAAGTTTTATCTATGCGGGTAATGCAAAATGGATGGAACAACAGGAAGTGCAGCCTGAGGTGACGGAGGAAGTGGGAACCATCGTTCATGTGGCGAAGGGAAAAGAATACCTTGGCTACCTTGTCATTGCGGATGAGATAAAGACTGATGCGAAGAAGGCGATAGATCGTTTGAAAGAAGCCGGCATGAAGCATATTGTAATGCTCACAGGAGACCGGAAGAAGACAGCGGACAGCGTGGCGAAGGAGCTCGGTATTGAAGAAGTATATTCCGACCTTCTGCCAAAGGATAAGGTAGATCAGGTAGAGCGCCTGTTTACGGAGAAATCGGCAAAAGGCAAGTTGATTTTCGTAGGGGATGGTATTAACGATGCCCCCGTGCTTGCCAGAGCGGATATCGGCATGGCGATGGGAGGCCTTGGCTCAGATGCGGCGATTGAAGCGGCAGATGTGGTGATTATGACAGATGAGCCTTCGAAAATAGCAAAGGCAATACAAATATCGCAAAGGACTCTCGTCATTGTAAAACAAAATATTATATTTGCAATTGGAGTGAAAATACTGATATTATTATTAGCAGCAGTAGGTAGTGCTACGATGTGGGCTGCTGTATTCGGAGATGTGGGAGTTGCGGTCATTGCCATTTTGAATGCGATGCGCGCTATGAATATAAAAGCGAAATAG
- a CDS encoding cation transporter, whose product MRKTYILEDLDCAHCASEIEAAVGKLDGVMRSTVTLLTQKMVIEVEEAKVSGITKEVKKIVKKFEPDVEVIEK is encoded by the coding sequence ATGAGAAAAACATACATTTTGGAGGATTTGGACTGTGCACACTGCGCATCGGAGATTGAAGCAGCGGTAGGTAAGCTGGATGGTGTGATGAGAAGTACGGTAACCCTTTTGACACAAAAAATGGTTATCGAGGTGGAGGAAGCAAAAGTATCCGGTATCACGAAAGAGGTTAAAAAGATTGTGAAGAAATTCGAACCGGATGTAGAAGTAATAGAAAAGTAG
- a CDS encoding ArsR/SmtB family transcription factor, translating to MKKIQDRVESCEYIHVHDEVIQQVNERMPEEDKLYDLADFFKVFADSTRIKILYVLLCSEMCVCDLAQILNMTQSAISHQLRTLKQMDLVRNRREGKTVFYSLADGHIKTILSQGLDHIEEE from the coding sequence ATGAAGAAGATACAAGATAGGGTGGAAAGTTGTGAATATATCCATGTACATGATGAAGTTATCCAGCAGGTGAATGAACGGATGCCGGAAGAGGATAAATTATATGATTTGGCAGACTTCTTCAAGGTATTTGCGGATTCCACGAGAATAAAGATATTATATGTGCTTCTTTGTTCAGAAATGTGCGTATGCGATTTGGCACAAATTCTGAATATGACACAGTCGGCAATTTCCCATCAGCTACGCACATTGAAGCAGATGGATCTTGTAAGAAACAGGAGAGAAGGGAAAACGGTATTTTACTCCCTCGCAGACGGACATATCAAAACAATTTTAAGTCAAGGTCTCGATCATATCGAAGAGGAATAA
- a CDS encoding methyltransferase family protein → MDVVQMIGFILWIVFYGSYFVKIYKEKKQGISVNRMARGIKSLATKIVEVFLIVITYAMAVVQLLSLMFYGKWALVFQREGVLVTSPVSTVIGTIIAVLGIIFFVTAMREMRDNWRAGIDESQETDFVTEGIYKISRNPAFVGFDLFYIGYGIIFSNGLQVLFVLLGLMTLHMQIRQEEKYMEKKHAGSYLAYRKRVRRYL, encoded by the coding sequence ATGGATGTTGTTCAAATGATTGGTTTTATTTTATGGATTGTCTTTTACGGCAGTTATTTCGTGAAGATATATAAGGAAAAGAAACAAGGAATATCTGTAAACAGGATGGCAAGGGGGATTAAATCACTGGCAACAAAGATAGTGGAAGTTTTTTTAATAGTAATAACTTATGCGATGGCAGTAGTCCAACTTTTATCCCTTATGTTCTACGGAAAATGGGCGCTCGTTTTTCAAAGAGAAGGCGTATTGGTAACGAGTCCTGTCTCTACAGTGATCGGAACAATAATTGCAGTATTAGGAATTATCTTTTTTGTAACAGCCATGAGAGAGATGAGGGACAATTGGCGGGCAGGGATCGATGAGAGCCAGGAGACAGACTTTGTTACAGAAGGGATATATAAGATAAGCAGGAATCCGGCATTTGTAGGCTTTGACTTGTTTTACATCGGTTATGGCATAATTTTTTCGAACGGTTTGCAGGTATTGTTCGTTTTATTAGGGCTTATGACTTTACATATGCAGATTCGCCAAGAAGAGAAATATATGGAGAAGAAACACGCAGGCAGCTATCTGGCATATAGGAAGCGAGTGAGAAGATATTTGTAA
- a CDS encoding nucleotidyltransferase family protein, whose translation MKKPVLIIMAAGMGSRYGGLKQIDPVDSEGHIIMDFSLYDAVAAGFEEVIFVIKRENEADFKEVIGDRIAKFMKVSYVFQEVDNIPAPFTVPQGRQRPWGTGHAVLSAAEVVDSPFVVINADDYYGRSAFSQIYDYLTTHEDGEKYEYAMVGYILENTLTENGHVARGVCETDASSHLKGITERTRIEKRGEKTAYTEDEGASWHMIPEGSTVSMNMWGFTASFMKELQAGFPDFLKKGLQENPLKCEYFLPSAVNKLLEEGKAEVTVLKSYDRWYGVTYKEDKQVVVSAIQKMKEEGNYPRILWEK comes from the coding sequence ATGAAAAAGCCCGTTCTGATAATTATGGCGGCAGGCATGGGAAGCCGTTACGGAGGACTTAAGCAAATAGATCCCGTAGATAGCGAAGGACATATTATTATGGATTTCTCCCTGTATGATGCGGTGGCAGCCGGGTTTGAGGAAGTGATTTTTGTTATTAAAAGGGAAAACGAAGCAGATTTCAAGGAGGTTATCGGCGACCGAATTGCAAAATTCATGAAGGTATCCTATGTATTCCAGGAAGTAGACAATATTCCTGCGCCCTTTACTGTACCGCAAGGAAGACAGAGGCCTTGGGGAACCGGTCATGCGGTACTTAGTGCTGCGGAAGTGGTAGATAGCCCTTTTGTAGTTATCAATGCGGATGATTATTATGGAAGAAGTGCATTTTCACAGATTTATGACTATTTGACGACACATGAAGATGGTGAAAAATATGAATATGCTATGGTTGGCTATATCCTGGAAAATACTCTTACGGAGAATGGTCATGTGGCAAGAGGTGTATGCGAAACAGATGCGAGCAGCCACTTAAAAGGAATTACAGAGAGAACCCGTATAGAAAAAAGAGGAGAGAAAACAGCCTATACCGAGGATGAAGGTGCATCTTGGCACATGATTCCTGAAGGCAGTACGGTATCTATGAATATGTGGGGATTTACTGCAAGCTTTATGAAAGAACTGCAAGCCGGATTCCCGGACTTCCTTAAGAAGGGTTTACAGGAGAATCCTCTGAAATGTGAATATTTCCTGCCCAGCGCAGTGAATAAACTTTTGGAAGAAGGAAAGGCGGAAGTAACAGTGCTTAAATCTTATGACCGTTGGTATGGTGTTACCTATAAGGAAGATAAGCAGGTCGTTGTATCTGCGATTCAGAAGATGAAAGAAGAAGGTAATTATCCCCGGATTCTGTGGGAGAAATAA
- a CDS encoding AraC family transcriptional regulator, translated as MSYESISLKKEFVIDNIFSIHYFEYMSDFNFPGESHDFWEILYVDKGSVNVTADGQTHTLNKDDIIFHKPNEFHSVHANGVVAPNLAVISFECTSLAMNFFENKILEVSPSGRSLLGNIIKEAYLTFSCRLDDPYSEKLTRNEIHNTPFASEQLIQIYLQQLLIQLVRCNSDSSVSVIPKSSRQRSEDELFYKIISYMEENIGEKLTIQQICKDNLIGRSLLQKLFKYHTSCGIIDYFSMMKINSAKQLIRGRQMNFSQIADTLGYNSIHYFSRQFKNITGMTPTEYQTSIQSISAPPCTED; from the coding sequence ATGTCTTACGAAAGTATTTCTTTAAAAAAAGAGTTTGTAATAGATAATATCTTTTCCATTCATTATTTTGAATATATGAGTGACTTCAATTTCCCGGGGGAATCTCATGATTTCTGGGAAATCCTCTACGTGGACAAGGGGTCGGTAAATGTAACCGCCGATGGACAGACTCATACGCTGAACAAGGACGATATTATTTTTCATAAACCGAATGAATTCCATAGCGTACATGCGAATGGAGTGGTCGCTCCCAATCTGGCCGTTATCAGTTTCGAGTGTACCTCTCTTGCCATGAACTTTTTTGAGAATAAAATCCTGGAGGTCTCTCCTTCCGGCCGTTCGCTCCTGGGCAATATTATTAAGGAGGCTTATCTCACCTTTTCCTGCCGCCTTGATGACCCATACAGTGAAAAGCTCACAAGAAATGAGATACACAATACTCCCTTCGCCTCAGAACAACTCATTCAAATCTATCTACAGCAATTGTTAATTCAATTGGTAAGATGCAATAGCGACAGCTCTGTTTCCGTTATCCCCAAATCCTCACGGCAGAGAAGCGAAGATGAATTATTTTATAAAATCATCTCCTATATGGAGGAAAATATTGGCGAAAAGCTGACAATACAGCAAATATGCAAGGATAACCTGATCGGGCGCTCTCTCTTACAAAAGCTGTTCAAATATCATACGAGCTGCGGTATTATCGATTACTTCTCCATGATGAAAATAAATAGTGCAAAACAGCTAATACGCGGCCGGCAAATGAATTTCTCACAGATTGCCGATACCCTTGGATATAATTCCATCCATTACTTTTCCAGGCAATTCAAGAATATTACCGGAATGACTCCTACGGAATATCAGACATCCATTCAATCCATATCGGCACCGCCTTGTACAGAAGATTAA